atttttatataatatatatcttaaaatcacttaattatatattataatataattattattaaaataaataaaaaatttaaactcaTATCTTATTGTTAATTATTTTTACTAAATCTAACATTATCCTAGGGGGCGGTAGGGGGAGTGCAGACAGTACTGCAGGCGCTTCTGACAGCATACGACAGCAGGAAGAGCACGATAGCCAGTGACGATTATGTCACTCTCTTATCCTTTAACTATGCAATTGCTCCTTCCTTTTCATGGCAGCAGGGGGTAGTCAGCACAACAGTCGAGGTAACACAGAGCATTTCATTTCCCGAGTGAGTTTGAGTGGATGGTGATGGCTTGGAggatggggatggggatggggatggCATGGGGATGGGAAGGCATGGCATGGGCGGGTCGttttgtccgctgcgtagccatTGTCGTTGTGGATAAGGGATGTTCCATCGTAATGAGTTTGCTATTGTAGATACCTCTGTGATATATATCACCAAGCCCACTCTATATCGAGATACAATTGAATAGACCAATCTTTTGAGTGCACAGAGTACCTATTCAACGTGTCTCTGCAACCTTATCCCTAAATATGCTATCTTCATTTCCATGTGTGTTGATGTTTTGTAATCTATAGTCGCAATTCGACTTATGATATAATTCTGATATGGTTATAAAATATCATAATGTTGTTATATCTGAAACCTCacatttgtattttgatgatgTCTCTATTGTTATATTTGTACATTTGTAATGTCATAGTGTTACAATtgttacatttgtaatttgatttgTCTATGTTTCATTCATATATTTGTAATATCACAATGATGCATATCTTATTATTATTTCTAAATTTATTGCatctaaaataataaaacatatttCAACATGCAaattaaattcctccaaaaatgatttcaCTCTAAATTATATTTTTTACAAGATAGGAATGTACACTCTAAATTATAATAGTTTGCACTTTCTAATGATTTcatcaaaaaaatgtaaaaaaaaacatTAGAAAGAAACCTTCAACAACATACACAGAAATGATTTTCAAAGAAGACACCATAATGCAACGAGGAAAGAGAGTTGTTGACAACAATACCCAACGAATCATGGAGCGAAAATGTTCCCTATAGCATGCAGAGCCGAGGTCATAGACTTTACCAACAAGAACAGAGGAGGGTGGGCACAAGAGTTTTGCTGTGGTGAAAATAATCCCCCCAAAAAAATcatttataaaatgaaatttagaGTACAAATATGACTTAACAATTTGATATaggtgtatttttttttaatttgtaattgagtaaattattatttttcattggTTGATTAAGTGAACCTGTATTGACACAAAATTTGTCATGTACTAAACAACGCTTTGAAAAGATTACTTTTTGACCCTTTGTTGCATTACAAATTGCAAAGTGTGTATTGCTACTACCTAGATGCCAAAGCAACTCATATAAATAATTATAGGAGCATAAAGATACAACCaaacaaattattttattatttaaatttaatttaatgttatccTCTTCCAGCTCAAAATTTAAAACCGATCACATTTTACAGGGTTAGTATTACACCAAGTTATTTTAATATATCAAACTGCGATTTATTTAGATTAAGCAAATATACATAGTAGTAAGACTGATTCTGAAGCTGAAGCAGCAGCTTAAAGCGCACACATACGCAGATACATAGCTACCATACAACTTTATATTCCATTCACCAGATTTCACTACCGGTAACTGATTCGAGGTAGTAGGAATCCCCTACTGCTAGTTTCTTGAAAAGTGCAATGATTGCCGCACGAGCATGGAAATACCACAACTGCTGTATCACGGATGCATCGTTGCCTGCAGAAGATCCTCCTGCGTAATTTGTTATCGATCTCATTGCCAGGAATGCTTTCCTCTCGCCCTCGCAAACCTGCACATATTCCAAGTTACTTTTAGTCATTGCAAATATGAGATATATCAGTAAATTCATATTATTAGAATATTTGAAGCTCTGGTAGTCAGTCAGACCATTGCTATTGCTGCACTCTCAGCGTCAAGGGAGGCGATATTCAGCTGGGTTTTGAGGAAATCTCTGTAAGCCTCGTTATTCATATAAAAGTTGGCACTGCCGCCTCTTTCAACCCTCTTAATCTTTGGCTGCTGTTCCAAACATATAAGCGATTCCCTACGCACCTGTCCAAAAGTGTATCCTGCAAGTCCATTCAATTTAAGCAAATCCCAAATATTAAGGCAATCCCAGATATTAAGGAAATCACTTAAAACAACGTTTAGCATTTGATTTGTGAAGATAACGTAGCGTTACCTGAATCTCCTGTGCGGTGGCAAACAATTTGTCATCCACACGAAACCAAAATTTGGCGGTTCCCACCTCAGGCGTTCCTTTCACCGAATAGAGAGTTTCTGGCTGGAAATATACGCTCTGCAGCTTATTGTTAACTCTCTTTTCTCCAACATTATATTTCGAAACCGTCAGGTTTGCAATTTCGCGAGTGAAGCTTCCCTCATCACCTCCAAATTTCTGAAATCATTCCAAATCAAATAACTATTTGTCATCATCTATCAAGGAGAGCAGAAAGGAagggaagaaaatagagaagaatgTTGGGGCCCGGGAGTACCTCCCAATACCAGACGCCAGTGTGTGCGAATTGACGGGGAATAGCAATGTCACCAATATTCAAATCGTTGGGTCTTGCACTCGCCGCTCTTCCATAGTGAATTACTCCCTTCACACGAAAGTGAGTCAGCAGCAACTGTGTCGTCTGGGCTGCATTAACCTGCACAGTAAATCACTCACAACTCTAGTCAAACCAAACTAATGTTAGATTAGATCTAAAGAAAACGCTTAGATTAGATCCATACCGATCCACTTCCAGTCATGGCCAGAATAGTCCTGCAACCTTGAACATCTCCCACACGAAACCTCGAGCTGTAGCAGAGTAACCAACACTAGTTAATATACCTCAACCGCTTTTAAGtaagaaaaggaaaaaatattgTTCTAATCCTCCGCCATATTAAAAATCAAtagaacaagagaaagagaaaagaatgGGGTTTGTGAGAACCAGAGATATCTACAGTAGGCAAGTCCTGGTCAGGACGGAACCATCCCTGAGCCAGAACTACTTTGAGTTCTGCCTCACCGGAAACCACCAGCCCGTCATACTCGCCCTTGGCATTGATACGCTTGATCTTTTGAGCCACTTCCTCTGAAATTTCAGCATGGGAGAATAATGGAAATGCAATCAACAAAAACAGAAAAAACGCAGAGCTGTGAAAAGCCATTGCAAACTAACTCAAACGTAAGAAAGAACTGCTTCTTGTGTGTTTTGAATCCGCCTCCTCTTAGCTCCAATTTATAGTGCAGGACGCTGATTAGTTTCCAGTTTAAGAGTGTCTTAGAACCTTAATTAATCATACTCTTAATTAGGCAAACCTTATCTCTTACGTAACTATTTGAGATTGCAATTGGTGGCCTCCAGTGATGCGCAGAAACGTGGGGGTGAATCCGTGATCCGTATGGAACCAGTTCTATTAGATGTATTAAATTGGCTTTCATTGTGTTTGTCAATTGCACTATTCAATACGTAGTGGAGTTAAAAAATTGCAATATTAAACTGCTCATTGATGTGAAAGTGATTACAAACTTCTACCGGCTGAACTCGAAAAGCATATGCGGAATATGTGAAAGTGATTACAAACTTCTACCGTCTGAACTCGAAAAGCATATGCGGAATATTGATAAGCAAATGAAGAATGTTGCCGTTTTTTAAAAGAACCCTCGATTGTCTGAGTCAGCCGGTGCATTCCATAGTAGGAGACGCCTTCGgcgtaataaaaaaataaaattctctcAAATCATAAGTGACCAAATCTAATCCACTGAGATATCAGATGCacttattttaatatataataatcCGTTTATTTATATAAAAGAAGTGGTCGATAGTGAACATACATATAGTAGTAGGTAGTGGGTTCGAATCTGAAGCAGCTTAACACAGTCATCCACAGACACTGTTACTAAACATACGCATATAGATCGGGCAGCTTCTATTACTAaacatatacatacaaatataataACTATACATTACATGCTCATCTCCCTATTTATTACTGGTAAATAAACGGAGGATAGAATGGGGTGATGGCAATTAATGGAAATTTGATCAAAACTCAAAAGATATTACTAAGTTTTAAAACCAACAAAATAAAGGGAAGCTTAAGATTGTGCACCCAATCACACCTAATGTAAGATAGCTTAAGAGCTTAATTAATAACACCTTATCTTGTAGCGCGAGGGAAACAAAGAAAAGGACGAGCTGTTCAATCATTTATTAATGAAAGAGTAAACAGATAAAACAGCAATCTGGCTAAATACACAGGTAATTGTTAGCAGCAATCTTTATAAAATATATCTACCAGGGTCATTCAATGGTAATCTTTTCACATATAAAAAATGCACATCTTTTCACTCCCAAAAAACATCTTTCATGTTCACCTTTTTGATGGGCATATATGACCGTTCGAATTGGATAAAGGTAAAATATTTGTGGATTCCCAAACACAGCAGGATGATGTTGATGTTCTAGTGTGTTCAACACGTAATGAAATTCTTGGATATGGTCCACTAGCCAGTGTGTTGTCGCTCTCTTATCCTACAGGTGAGCATATGCTTTTGAGCTCGTTCGTTTCAAATTGTACAAAATTGATATCGATTGATTTTCTGTGTACGATTATGAACGATATTCAATGCAATTGTCGAACACAGTTAATGCTAATTTAATTCACATTTGTTTCCAAGCATTTATGCCCCTTTAATGAACGACAGTGACGGTTGGCCGTTCACAAGCACTAAGTCCCAAATTGCATTATCAAACTATTGAGGCAATTATACAATACTTTTACAGTCAATTTGTTTTACATAGGGGCAGCTATCATGCTTTTTTATTTAAATGGACAAGGTTGTCCTTGATTGCCCTACAGAAGCAATAAGGCCAAAAATACTGACGTAATCTCTATACTATTTTCCAGAATATGTTAAAACGAATTCTTCTCTTTACTTTGTTGGGTTAAAAATTAGTCAAATCTAGGAAATATCAGTGTAAACATGTTTAGTGTCATTCCGTAAATATTTTAATCAGCAGCCTTCTATTTTGTAGACCTACCGCATAAGCGTTCCAGAAAACTTGGAGGTAAGTTACACCATATTTTGCACCACTTATCTAATGTTTGTTTGTAGATTATCagaaaatatattagcaatcgaaTTCATATGTTCTATGGATATGTTTAGATTTGTGTTTATAACTGATTTTTTAAGAAATAGATAATGTAACTAATAAAGAAGTATGAGATTTTTAATCTTGAAAGTATTTATATCTTATATTTATGAATTTTTATTGTGTagttttaaataaattgaatatgtgtttattatttatatttaatgatGATTAAGTTGTAGAGAATGTGGTTCACTAATTTTAGTTGTAATAATTGTGATGTTCAACAACGTTAAACTCTATGTGAGAATCCATTTAAGTATTGAGATGTTTAACACTCCTTTAAATCTAAAGCGACACTCTGGCCTTAATATTATTGGAAGCATATATAGAGTAAAATGTCAAGGTGTGTTCAATCAAAAAGTTGTGAACAATGGACAATAGTGATAGGTCTCTTCACCTTAATAAGAAGAGATTTAGTTAGCGATGGTGCTAAACTAAGAATCACTCCTACACTTCCATCAATTTGAAGATGTGATACTATTGAAAAAATAATTAGAATTATCTATGTGAACTTTACCTTTATCTCCAAATAGAGTGACTAATATAGCAAACAATATTATCTTTAACAAAGAATATAGTTAGCTACCAAGTTTTCTAAAATATACTTCTAATGAAGTTGGTggcatgaatttttttatttattttttactctAAAGGTATTCATGGGTGGCATGGGATATTGGTTTTgtctttattattttataaatttagtTGGCAACAAATCATCACATCTTTCAAAATTATCAAAACCATAGTGGATGCATATGGAATATAATTTTAGACTCCATAAATGAAATTCTGGTGGTTAAATATTCTATGGATGAAGTCATAGCACCCTATAATATTCAAATTTTGAGGCAAGTTCATTTGGGTCATTTGATTGGATCTATTCCTTCTATTTTTAGGCTCAAATAAACTTAATAAGATCAATCAATgggttaaatttattaaataaacattTGTCAAGTAGAATCATTGGCATACATCATTATAGACATATTATTTTCATATATTATTAAATACTTTTACacttcataaataattataaaactTCTCATTGGCAATTTtgcatacattaaatatataaaaataaaaagtatAAATGGAAATGTGTTGATTTGTTTTTTCACACGCGCAACTATCATGCCCTCTACAAGCCATAAGGCCAAATTTGCATTCACAAAATGTAAAAAAATGCCCTCTACAAGCCATCAGGCCAAATTTGCATTCACAAAATGTAAAAAATTAATTGGTTAAAACGAAAGCTTccctttattttgttgatttaaaaCTTACTAATAATATCTTTTGAGTTTTGATAAAATTTACATTAAATGCGAACTTATTTGTTGTCAACCCGTAAATATATTTGTCAGTTTGGACTTGTGGAGAGAAATCAATAACTACTAATG
The nucleotide sequence above comes from Cryptomeria japonica chromosome 11, Sugi_1.0, whole genome shotgun sequence. Encoded proteins:
- the LOC131041303 gene encoding bark storage protein A, with the translated sequence MTGSGSVNAAQTTQLLLTHFRVKGVIHYGRAASARPNDLNIGDIAIPRQFAHTGVWYWEKFGGDEGSFTREIANLTVSKYNVGEKRVNNKLQSVYFQPETLYSVKGTPEVGTAKFWFRVDDKLFATAQEIQDTLLDRCVGNRLYVWNSSQRLRGLKEAAVPTFI